From Corynebacterium sp. BD556, the proteins below share one genomic window:
- a CDS encoding GmrSD restriction endonuclease domain-containing protein: MGFTTPSYSLSDLFARTERGELQVPDFQRDYVWDIDRVRTLVTSVLRGYPIGSLLALDTRNVEVRFKSRAIHGLPAADVSPGLVLLDGQQRLTSLYHALCGDGVVPARDFLGREIKRRFFVDVVKASSADPMPVEAVFPVDDQGRVASHFGPQIPGGITSREDMVAAGVMPVSELLRPESVDLLFDMVVAAEGEATGRREAVKAFHFRVMGPLPAYTVPVIRVDRTTSLTGIGQIFAHANSAGVQMDVFELLTSLFAVQDPGFSLVGSWEKVKKGLREYPVLDGIGRIEFLRAMSLVVTSRTGGAVGHRGDILNLSVEDYQASVDELGRAFTAAAHFLQKRCFFSRDQVPYPAQIVSLAAILARLEESGRDLDQRGTDRLNQWFWCGMFGELYGGLAPTIRSGGDVDEVTPWVLGQREEWPRSVADAQFAQSRLLTADATSGVFRGMYALLMGRGARDWRTGQEFTAADYRRLEVRFNKIFPAAYCEMHNVAPLLAESVLNRTPMGIRTKILIESNSPKRYLPRLQSKSIMEDAEFDAMLAQHHTDPALLFASEHEAFFRDRLQRFTEIIEYSMGKQVSHDLDGSEDTIGLLSGAPMQADATKRQGSDEGKAAQRAGETAQDVAGHGG; this comes from the coding sequence ATGGGGTTCACCACGCCGAGTTATTCTTTGTCCGACTTGTTTGCCCGCACCGAGCGCGGGGAATTGCAGGTGCCTGATTTCCAGCGTGATTACGTGTGGGATATCGACCGTGTGCGCACGCTGGTCACCTCGGTGCTGCGCGGCTATCCCATCGGTTCACTTCTCGCTTTGGACACACGCAACGTTGAGGTGCGTTTCAAATCGCGCGCCATCCACGGCCTGCCGGCGGCGGATGTGAGTCCGGGCCTTGTGCTTCTCGACGGCCAACAGCGCCTGACCTCCCTCTACCACGCCTTGTGCGGTGACGGTGTGGTGCCTGCCCGCGACTTTTTGGGCCGGGAGATTAAACGTCGCTTCTTTGTCGATGTGGTCAAGGCGTCCTCGGCCGACCCCATGCCGGTCGAGGCGGTTTTCCCCGTCGACGATCAGGGGCGGGTGGCTTCTCACTTCGGCCCGCAGATTCCTGGGGGAATCACCAGCCGCGAGGATATGGTCGCGGCTGGGGTGATGCCGGTGTCCGAGCTGCTGCGTCCGGAGAGTGTGGACTTGTTGTTCGACATGGTGGTGGCGGCCGAGGGTGAGGCCACGGGGCGTCGTGAAGCGGTCAAGGCCTTCCACTTTCGGGTGATGGGGCCGCTGCCTGCCTACACTGTGCCGGTGATTCGTGTGGATCGCACCACTTCACTGACCGGCATAGGGCAGATCTTCGCCCACGCGAACTCAGCGGGCGTGCAGATGGACGTTTTCGAGCTTCTCACCTCCCTTTTCGCCGTTCAGGATCCGGGGTTTTCCTTGGTGGGCAGTTGGGAGAAGGTAAAGAAGGGGCTGCGTGAATACCCGGTGCTCGACGGCATTGGCAGGATCGAGTTTCTGCGCGCCATGTCGCTGGTAGTCACCAGCCGCACTGGGGGTGCAGTCGGGCACCGCGGCGACATCCTCAACCTTAGCGTGGAGGATTACCAAGCCAGTGTCGACGAGCTGGGGCGCGCCTTCACCGCGGCAGCGCACTTCCTGCAAAAGCGCTGTTTCTTCTCCCGCGATCAGGTGCCGTATCCAGCGCAGATCGTCTCATTGGCTGCGATCCTTGCCCGTTTGGAGGAAAGTGGCCGCGACCTCGACCAGCGGGGCACTGACCGGCTCAACCAGTGGTTTTGGTGCGGAATGTTCGGTGAGCTCTATGGTGGTCTGGCCCCCACCATCCGTTCGGGCGGCGACGTCGACGAGGTCACCCCGTGGGTGCTGGGGCAGCGCGAAGAATGGCCGCGCTCCGTAGCCGACGCGCAGTTCGCCCAGTCCCGGCTTCTGACCGCGGACGCTACCAGCGGGGTTTTCCGTGGCATGTACGCGCTTCTCATGGGCCGTGGCGCCAGGGATTGGCGCACCGGACAAGAATTCACGGCGGCGGACTATCGCCGTCTTGAAGTGCGTTTCAACAAAATCTTCCCGGCGGCCTACTGTGAGATGCACAATGTTGCCCCTCTCCTTGCGGAGTCGGTGCTCAACCGCACACCGATGGGTATTCGCACCAAGATACTTATTGAAAGCAACAGTCCCAAACGCTACTTGCCCCGCCTGCAATCGAAGTCGATCATGGAAGACGCCGAGTTCGACGCGATGCTTGCCCAACACCACACCGACCCGGCTTTGCTGTTTGCCTCCGAGCATGAGGCTTTCTTCCGTGACCGGCTGCAGCGCTTCACGGAGATCATCGAATACTCGATGGGTAAGCAAGTCAGCCACGACCTCGACGGTAGCGAGGATACGATAGGGCTCTTAAGCGGTGCGCCAATGCAAGCGGATGCGACAAAGAGGCAGGGAAGCGATGAAGGCAAAGCTGCTCAACGGGCAGGTGAGACTGCGCAGGATGTGGCGGGTCACGGCGGGTAG